Genomic DNA from Rhodopirellula islandica:
GCGATTGACTACGACGATCTGCATGAACCTTGTGCTTTTCGTGCTGATCTCTTGGTGGAAGGCTTGGTTGTCGTTGAATTGAAAGCGAAGACTCAAATCCATCCCATCGACAAAACGCAGACTCTGTCATATCTGCGTTTGATGAAACTGAATGTTGGATTGCTGATCAATTTTCACGAAGCAAAGTTGATTGACGGCTTGCATCGCATCGTCAACCGTTACGGCGGTCCCCAACCAGGTTGATCGCTGACCTCTCTCCGCGAAGCTCCGCTCCTCCGCCACTCCGCGTTTAAAATGGCCCGCTGATTTGGAAGGTGGTCATTGCGTGACCGTTAACG
This window encodes:
- a CDS encoding GxxExxY protein, with the protein product MTDVIIGAAIEVHRRLGPGLLEHVYRRCLAYELRKRGLAVVEEKPVAIDYDDLHEPCAFRADLLVEGLVVVELKAKTQIHPIDKTQTLSYLRLMKLNVGLLINFHEAKLIDGLHRIVNRYGGPQPG